AACAAGTATAGTTCGTCTGTTTTTCAGGATGGCAAAGAGGCTTTGGTTACAACGGCGGCTGAACCTGTGAGAAAAATCGCTGTAAAGACATCGCGGGCCGTTAAAAGGTCGCTTAGCCCGACGGATGCAACCGAAAGTAACGATGCGAAAAAACGTAAGGAGAATGTCACTGAGAAAGCGTCTGTGGCTACTAAAGGTAGAAAAAGTACCAGAGGCGTTGCCGCTACTAGGAGCAATTCTGCGAATATTCTGGATTATATGTCGAGAAGAGATTCGCCGGTGTTGAACTCGGACAGCTCGCAACAGTCGGTTAGCAGTAGTCAAGAAAGTTACGGGTCTAAACAGTTGAAGCTAATGATCAGGAGATTGTCTTCCGATACTCCGATACCACCGCCCCTTATACCTACGAGATCAGCGAAAGAGGATGTTAGTGTCAATAGTGCCACAAGCAGTTCATCTAAAGCAGAGAATGAAAAAAGTGCAATTGTAGAGGAAAAAGTATACCCGACCAGAGGAAATAGAAGTAAGAGAGCAGTGAGAAAAAGTTACGTCGAGGATGACAGTTCGGAAATGGGAGAAGAGTCGCAGGAAGTAGAGATGATTATGAACTCTTGGGTGAACAAAGAGAATGTCAAGCAGGAAGAGACGAATGAAAGTACGAAAGGTGTTAGAGGAAGAGGCGCCAGGACTAGGTCAATGAATGTCTCGTTCGCAACGTCGACCCCTACTAAGATAAAGCATAAAATCTTATTCACTGGTATAACCAACGGTTACAGCAAACTATtatcaaaattgggtacgtgTTCCTTCGTCTGTAAACATAAATTatggtttaatttaaaaaagttaattgtatttctgtttgTGCTATAATTTTACGTCTACTCGTAGGATCATCTCAGGTGGAAGACCCAGCTAAATGTACTGTGTTGGTCACAGACAAGGTTCGAAGGACCGTCAAATTTCTGTGCGAAGACCAAGTAGAGGGAGGTATATAGTGTAGATTTCGATACTCCAACGCAAGTTATCGATACTGACCAACCTGTAAATGTAACAGAGAAAGGTAGTGTGAGTTTTGATACACCAACGCAGCTGATTGAAGCGAATGAACCTGAAGACGTAGCAGAGAAAGTTAGCGCAGATTTCGATACTCCAACGCAGGTGATCGAAGTGAGCAAACCTGAAGACGTAGCGACTAAAG
The sequence above is drawn from the Lasioglossum baleicum chromosome 8, iyLasBale1, whole genome shotgun sequence genome and encodes:
- the LOC143211641 gene encoding uncharacterized protein LOC143211641 isoform X1; the protein is MKSKSGTKKTEPKKKVLPKKSTRKSVARTNAENNESPKVGRLRSAAFSSCFGNFNISRVPATIYENDEDIVNEIKPSSSRKSKESGSLQTKPSPLYAEVRHSPSIQDNGRTCSSRNKYSSSVFQDGKEALVTTAAEPVRKIAVKTSRAVKRSLSPTDATESNDAKKRKENVTEKASVATKGRKSTRGVAATRSNSANILDYMSRRDSPVLNSDSSQQSVSSSQESYGSKQLKLMIRRLSSDTPIPPPLIPTRSAKEDVSVNSATSSSSKAENEKSAIVEEKVYPTRGNRSKRAVRKSYVEDDSSEMGEESQEVEMIMNSWVNKENVKQEETNESTKGVRGRGARTRSMNVSFATSTPTKIKHKILFTGITNGYSKLLSKLGSSQVEDPAKCTVLVTDKVRRTVKFLCEDQVEGGI
- the LOC143211641 gene encoding uncharacterized protein LOC143211641 isoform X2 encodes the protein MKSKSGTKKTEPKKKVLPKKSTRKSVARTNAENNESPKVGRLRSAAFSSCFGNFNISRVPATIYENDEDIVNEIKPSSSRKSKESGSLQTKPSPLYAEDGKEALVTTAAEPVRKIAVKTSRAVKRSLSPTDATESNDAKKRKENVTEKASVATKGRKSTRGVAATRSNSANILDYMSRRDSPVLNSDSSQQSVSSSQESYGSKQLKLMIRRLSSDTPIPPPLIPTRSAKEDVSVNSATSSSSKAENEKSAIVEEKVYPTRGNRSKRAVRKSYVEDDSSEMGEESQEVEMIMNSWVNKENVKQEETNESTKGVRGRGARTRSMNVSFATSTPTKIKHKILFTGITNGYSKLLSKLGSSQVEDPAKCTVLVTDKVRRTVKFLCEDQVEGGI